In one window of Plasmodium berghei ANKA genome assembly, chromosome: 14 DNA:
- a CDS encoding 50S ribosomal protein L3, mitochondrial, putative, with amino-acid sequence MNNILIKNRKNPIFWGVLKIRERRTFYASKWIRRLQILNEKYNYKIEKEEEIEYEEKKNDDKIEKIYPLWNSRRTGLLGYKVGCMSIWDIWGVKHAVTVVKIDNCYVLNQKNITKNGYEALEVGIGNMNVIKQSKNNIGNYIKRRLGFIHKIREFKCTSDCFLPVQHKFSARHFSPGQNLFISSSIKNKGFCGAMKKWNFSGKNKSHGTESKAHRSLGSVSMGKTINIVFRNKKMNTHIGEKSLVKCSNNKLFRINSLKNLLFIKGSIGGYKNKVIKISDAKGRAFNKFKNKIYLYYPTFIYKKNKKYKNVIDMPHSIEDPFLYNEIPLYEPENK; translated from the coding sequence atgaataatattttaattaaaaataggAAAAATCCTATTTTTTGGGgtgttttaaaaatacgAGAAAGAAGAACATTTTATGCTTCGAAATGGATAAGAAGATTGCAAATATTAAATGAGAAATATAActataaaattgaaaaagaagaagaaattgaatatgaagaaaaaaaaaacgatgataaaatagaaaaaatatacccTTTATGGAATAGTAGAAGAACTGGTTTATTAGGATATAAAGTTGGGTGTATGAGTATATGGGATATATGGGGAGTTAAACATGCAGTTACTGTTGTTAAAATAGATAATTGTTATGttttaaatcaaaaaaatataactaaAAATGGTTATGAAGCATTAGAAGTTGGTATTGGTAATATGAATGTTATAAAacaaagtaaaaataatataggaaattatattaaaagacGACTTGgatttattcataaaataaggGAATTTAAATGTACCAGTGATTGTTTTTTACCTGTGCAACATAAATTTTCTGCTCGCCATTTTTCTCCTGgacaaaatttatttattagttcgagcataaaaaataaaggatTTTGTGGGGCCatgaaaaaatggaattttagtggaaaaaataaatcgcATGGAACAGAAAGTAAAGCACATCGAAGTTTAGGTAGTGTATCAATGGGAAAAACAATTAATATAGtttttagaaataaaaaaatgaatacaCATATAGGAGAAAAAAGTTTAGTAAAATGTAGTAATAACAAACTATTCAGAATTAACAGtcttaaaaatttattatttattaaaggATCTATTGGaggttataaaaataaagttattaaaatatcCGATGCAAAAGGAAGAGcatttaacaaatttaaaaataaaatatatttatattatccaacttttatttataaaaaaaataaaaaatacaaaaatgtTATAGATATGCCACATAGTATTGAAGATCCATTTCTATACAATGAAATACCATTATATGAGCCTGAAAATAAGTAG
- a CDS encoding kinesin, putative: MVNKTQKGDEGCDGGSKQTDLNKETIGEKIKGENAKLYEWYISKNIEEKKKNNIDIKKNIEKYFEDAELTGNVEEYINVICRIKNMINNDDKIKNENNINDENIDIIKKVANTKLVIDTYQMGTKSGVNFEYTYDRVYDINNNNNMIFNDYIINNIKNIFQGINCSILAYGQTNSGKTHTMLGKLEYLHNLFKLYADDKNNDVIKNTNFKDDKDNNIHKIKISYNELTNCIVNEQEDIGLILHCINYIFMYIDYHEKKKKMINELKTDESLSNKHNRKEFIVTLSIIEIYNEVIYDLISGEKNLSVNMIDPNKNEFVIKNLKEVEIENVINALQYLEEGVKNRKIAFTHMNKASSRSHLIFIIKINRYIYETNSIRCGKLCLVDLAGSERLKQTKATGSIQIETTMINKSLSVLSKVINALAVMQIKEKIDKNNKEKIRENNEISEQKEPNEIEDLDAKKEDNNKEAHLPKRISNTTKKVKCDGTSNNMYIPYRDSKLTRVLSDSLGNNCKSILICTISSQLKYLNETASTIKFAQRAKMVKAKPVIREEKLEIKSEPGKLDNNKENKNDDNKGEDKNFDIFVNFNKKHITKDILFFSYSLCIFSYICGFKSTGKVKYLDFFIESYKNKINIIKEQLNKNTSNNEINECILKTFDDLKLLTEEEKKKFTNFIPNKIDTNKIEEKIHNSEKEKNNEEGTEKLTHQNLNKINCNTNLSKLIKNDENHEEDDDPLIGDILVKMKNDICNIIKFNLKILKDVMKPDEMTLDEMIDIVNTMKDNNNIFLLNELNQIDEKNNPEKDEKSDHEIHGLTNCHSNNNNPGEIVKNKNIQKYSKEINIKGDKKRSDMKKKKNKISEIEEINQDNKICLQNANGDKNILSVALNGQKWKNLNGYCDKNMKHLYFARNILSIKNIQNIFNYINNNYTKFINDFTTDKSTVFTNFDLKENLDRQVIEKNNTIYNFIHSATMFQNSGTLKNLNSNYIINKMQTEFFNNNCNHQNIKCVKNMNENYYQSKDFEGIQEYPNNNNTEKILINSQTYKSKFHLSVTDLQHLDPSKSVDASKIETEKNVKFSTIENASNISITNEIDKQKNIEQNGNELNRNYKSESLLTLFSSEKKNSVHFEPPKTYPKIDSKKGPTKQSIHVSKNEEYFVEFEKLLENDDFKKLYEYIIDRDNKSDENNIATNLKVPDELLDDDVLKQLESKINDEIQKINNNINVDICSKKKGIDKINRHKQKNVNESSSIFCNRKSNIISSESSNDASSYNNNRSNNNVRYRKKKIKKNILNKNNNVLGNPYISNTDISYLETKRNANVFFKNLFNMIKNFFNLGNDQFSTNEPIEINIPEIINNELLYNKKFLEKNLESYNIRNFQINNKKMYLLNESEYAHLKELINYKNKMLYFLNLEYKKYKLSA, encoded by the coding sequence atgGTAAACAAAACTCAAAAGGGAGATGAAGGGTGTGATGGGGGATCGAAGCAGACAGATTTAAATAAGGAAACTATaggagaaaaaataaaaggggaaaatgcaaaattatatgaatggtatattagtaaaaatatcgaagaaaaaaagaaaaataatatagatataaaaaaaaatatagaaaagtATTTTGAAGATGCTGAACTAACAGGAAATGTggaagaatatataaacgTTATATgcagaataaaaaatatgataaataatgatgataaaataaaaaatgaaaataatataaatgacgaaaatatagatattataaaaaaagttgcAAATACAAAATTAGTAATTGATACATATCAAATGGGTACAAAAAGTGGTGTAAATTTTGAATACACATATGATAGAgtatatgatataaataataataataatatgatttttaacgattatataataaataatataaaaaatatatttcaagGTATAAACTGTAGTATATTAGCTTATGGGCAAACAAATAGTGGAAAAACACATACAATGTTAGGAAAATTAGAATATCTTCACAATTTATTTAAGTTATATGcagatgataaaaataatgatgtaataaaaaacacaaaCTTTAAAGATgataaagataataatattcataaaataaaaatatcatataaTGAGCTAACTAATTGTATTGTTAATGAGCAAGAAGATATTGGATTAATATTACATTGTATtaattacatatttatgtatatagattaccatgaaaaaaaaaaaaaaatgataaatgaattaaaaacagATGAGTCTTTAAGTAATAAACATAATAGAAAAGAATTTATAGTTACATTATCtataatagaaatatataatgaagtTATATATGATCTTATTAGtggtgaaaaaaatttgtcAGTTAACATGATTGatccaaataaaaatgaatttgtgataaaaaatttaaaagaagTTGAGATTGAAAATGTGATTAATGCTTTACAATATTTAGAAGAGGGAGTAAAAAATCGTAAAATAGCTTTTACTCATATGAACAAAGCATCATCTAGATcccatttaatttttataataaaaattaatagatatatatatgaaacaAATAGTATTAGATGTGGGAAATTATGCCTTGTTGATTTAGCAGGTAGTGAAAGattaaaacaaacaaaagCTACAGGATCTATACAAATTGAAACAActatgataaataaaagcTTAAGTGTCCTCAGTAAAGTTATTAATGCTTTGGCTGTAATGcaaattaaagaaaaaatagacaaaaataacaaagaaaaaattcGAGAAAATAACGAAATATCAGAACAAAAAGAACCTAATGAAATAGAAGATCTAGATgcaaaaaaagaagataataataaggAGGCACATCTACCTAAACGCATATCTAATACAacaaaaaaagttaaatgTGATGGAACAAGcaataatatgtatataccATATAGAGATTCAAAATTAACCAGAGTACTTTCAGATAGTTTAGGAAATAATTGTAAAAGTATACTTATATGTACAATTTCATCgcaattaaaatatttaaatgaaacAGCTTCTACAATTAAATTCGCACAAAGAGCTAAAATGGTAAAAGCGAAACCAGTGATAAGAGAAGAAAAATTGGAAATAAAATCTGAACCAGGAAAGTtggataataataaagaaaataaaaatgatgataataaaggggaagataaaaattttgatatatttgttaattttaacaaaaaacatataacaaaagatatattatttttttcatatagtttatgtatttttagTTATATTTGTGGTTTTAAAAGTACAGGAAAAGTAAAATATCTAGACTTTTTTATAgaatcatataaaaataaaataaatataataaaagaacaactaaataaaaatacatctAATAacgaaataaatgaatgCATTTTAAAAACTTTTGATGATTTAAAACTACTTActgaagaagaaaaaaagaaatttacaaattttattccaaataaaatagacaCAAATAAAATCGAGGAGAAAATTCACAACTCtgaaaaagagaaaaataatgaagaagGTACAGAAAAATTAACACATCAAAATTTGAACAAAATCAATTgtaatacaaatttatctaaacttataaaaaatgatgaaaatcATGAAGAAGATGATGATCCTTTAATAGGAGATATTTTagtaaaaatgaaaaatgatatatgtaatattattaagtttaatttaaaaattttaaaagatgTGATGAAACCAGATGAAATGACACTTGATGAAATGATAGATATTGTAAATACAATgaaagataataataacatttttttattaaatgaacTTAACCAAatagatgaaaaaaataatccagaaaaagatgaaaaatcAGATCATGAAATCCATGGACTGACAAATTGtcatagtaataataacaatcCTGGagaaattgtaaaaaataaaaatattcaaaaatattcaaaagaaataaatataaaaggaGATAAAAAACGTAGtgatatgaaaaaaaaaaaaaataaaatatcagAAATAGAGGAAATAAATcaagataataaaatatgcttACAAAATGCAAATGGagacaaaaatatattatctgTGGCATTAAATGGacaaaaatggaaaaatcTTAATGGATAttgtgataaaaatatgaaacatttatatttcgctagaaatatattaagcataaaaaatattcaaaatatatttaattacataaataataattataccaaatttataaatgacTTTACTACAGATAAAAGTACTGTATTCACaaattttgatttaaaagaaaatttagATAGACAagttattgaaaaaaataatacgatttataattttattcattcTGCTACTATGTTTCAAAATAGTGGAAcgttaaaaaatttgaatagtaattatattataaataaaatgcaaacagaattttttaataataattgcAATCATCAAAATATCAAatgtgtaaaaaatatgaatgaaAACTATTATCAAAGTAAAGATTTTGAAGGAATACAAGAATATcccaataataataatactgaaaaaattttgataaacAGTCAGACATATAAATCAAAGTTTCATCTTTCTGTAACAGATTTACAACATTTGGATCCATCTAAATCTGTAGATGCGTCAAAAATAGaaacagaaaaaaatgtaaaattttCAACAATAGAAAATGCATCTAATATATCTATTACTAATGAAATtgataaacaaaaaaatatcgaaCAAAATGGAAACGAATTAAACCGAAATTATAAATCAGAATCACTATTAACTCTTTTCAGTTctgagaaaaaaaattctgTACATTTCGAGCCACCAAAAACATATCCAAAAATAGATTCTAAAAAAGGCCCAACTAAACAAAGTATTCATGTTtctaaaaatgaagaatattttgtcgaatttgaaaaacttttggaaaatgatgattttaaaaaattatacgaatatataattgataGAGATAATAAATcggatgaaaataatattgcaacaaatttaaaagtACCTGATGAATTATTAGATGATGATGTATTGAAACAATTAGAAtctaaaataaatgatgaaattcaaaaaataaataataatataaatgttgATATTtgttctaaaaaaaaaggaatcgacaaaataaatagacACAAACAGAAAAATGTAAATGAATCATCttcaattttttgtaatcGTAAAAGTAATATAATAAGCAGTGAATCATCAAATGACGCTTCGAGctacaataataatagaagcaataataatgttcgttatagaaaaaaaaaaattaaaaaaaatatcttaaataaaaataataatgtattaGGAAATCCTTATATAAGTAATACAGATATATCCTATTTAGAAACAAAAAGAAATGCTAATGTattctttaaaaatttatttaatatgattaaaaatttttttaatttgggAAATGATCAATTTTCTACTAACGAACCAATTGAAATTAATATTCCCGAAATAATTAACaatgaattattatataataaaaagtttttagaaaaaaatttagaatCTTATAATATCAgaaattttcaaattaataataaaaaaatgtatctTTTAAATGAATCAGAATATGCAcatttaaaagaattaataaattataaaaacaaaatgttATACTTTTTGAATCTagaatacaaaaaatataaactcTCAGCATGA
- a CDS encoding epsin-like protein, putative has protein sequence MLLFKKVNSKVSSINNYLQKYLESNQFEKNLKEALNNKNYGVSNSLLYDLSISTYDATYYKRVISEVFKAIQEKPSKWRRIYKGLRLCEYVMKNGCEYFISDVKEKEELIKKLAHFTYLENLRDKGIGIREISNNILALLRDNTYLRNERIEAAKYANLCTNIESKVVEKKRFFLNKKKKGKNQDENNKKGYFKSGNNNKYGPQKESLDQIKYEKYDFKRYVNDDDYYTNHHTEPSQYRTRNYNKSSINYSSKSSVDNNTENSIYSSNESSNSNSTSSSSESSSDNSSDNEPSNCKSRRNISKKKGKKTNNFYSKRSKDIKSSSRSKSQSLSSRSHSKQSYNNSSSEDSSTSSDSTSKSGSSSSSSSSSSSNDSSKNFSDLDDSSYSRRKPRQIDKGDKSRSWKREVSNRIR, from the exons atgctattatttaaaaaggtGAATTCAAAAGTATCAAGTATAAACaattatttacaaaa ATATTTAGAATCAAAccaatttgaaaaaaacttaaaagaagctttaaataataaaaactatGGTGTATCGAATAGTCttttatatgatttatCTATATCAACATATGATGCTACATACTACAAAAGAGTAATAAGTGAAGTTTTCAAGGCAATACAAGAAAAGCCATCAAAATGGCGACGAATATACAAG gGATTACGACTTTGTGAGTATGTAATGAAAAATGGAtgtgaatattttattagtgatgtgaaagaaaaagaagaattgataaaaaagcTAGCTcattttacatatttagaaaatttaaGAGATAAAGGAATAGGGATAAGAGaaatatcaaataatatattagcTCTATTACGAgataatacatatttaagAAATGAAAGAATTGAAGCAGCAAAATATGCAAATTTATGCACAAATATAGAATCAAAAGTagtggaaaaaaaaaggttttttttaaataaaaaaaaaaaaggaaaaaatcaagatgaaaacaataaaaaaggttattttaaatcaggaaataataataaatatggtCCACAAAAGGAATCGTTAGATCAAAtcaaatatgaaaaatatgattttaAAAGATATGTAAATGATGACGATTATTATACTAATCATCACACAGAGCCTTCACAATATAGAACTAGAAATTATAACAAAAGTTCGATAAATTATTCATCAAAATCAAGTgttgataataatacagAAAATAGTATTTATAGCAGTAATGAGAGTAGTAATAGTAATAGTACCAGTAGCAGTAGCGAAAGTAGCAGTGATAATAGTAGTGATAATGAACCATCGAATTGTAAATCACGTcgaaatatatcaaaaaaaaaaggtaaaaaaacaaacaatttttattctaaAAGATCAAAAGATATTAAAAGTTCTTCAAGATCAAAATCTCAAAGTTTATCTTCAAGATCTCATTCAAAAcaatcatataataattcatcATCTGAAGATTCGAGTACTTCTTCAGATTCAACATCTAAGTCAGGATCATCATCATCatcttcttcttcttcttcttctAATGATTCGTCTAAAAATTTTTCAGATTTAGACGATTCAAGTTATTCACGACGCAAACCACGTCAAATAGATAAAGGTGATAAATCACGGAGTTGGAAAAGGGAAGTATCGAATAGAATTCGATAA